The following are encoded in a window of Salvelinus fontinalis isolate EN_2023a chromosome 40, ASM2944872v1, whole genome shotgun sequence genomic DNA:
- the LOC129839380 gene encoding E3 ubiquitin-protein ligase TRIM35-like, which produces MAALRLEPRALGSLSGGSTPLKALLPGAEGFVLPPGDPELCREHGEKFTLFCVDDLEPVCSQCGLTETHEGHRVYPITEAVPDCKGELNSSLGKLLGKSRRFEKVTRIFEHASQHNQSHAQQTERQIKEEFEKLHQFLREEEEARLARLREEEEERNRVMKEKRERLGKEMELLAKTIREIEEEMKEDRDDIAFLQNYQETVKRTWQSHEEPEEVCGPLIDVSKHLTNLLYIVWNNMLHIAPYTPVTLDPTTSCPSLVLSPGLTSVQLGKERIQIQPANPERFDPIDCTLGWEGFSAGTHCWTVEVGESSNWTVGVASQSVRRREEFEACPEEGLWTLSLRNGTYRAMTTPCTTLPLDWSRPFHRIKVFLDWENGQVEFWDAMRDKLLFAFTHRFTETLYPYFQSSCSKCWLVVLPQRVCVEIELDPIPGDDDGDQIPHDGSSNEGEDTKTRSTDDSELTETGSPVEAQIPMTGSPKISTTDQNQETSCPDKTSNTGSAQRMGRIPKTKSTGKGKIPQTGSTVQKQIKNTRSNGSYHITKDRPLVQVRRTESTE; this is translated from the exons TCTGTgtggatgacctggagccagtgtgcaGTCAGTGTGGACTGACTGAGACCCACGAGGGGCACAGAGTCTACCCCATAACGGAGGCTGTACCTGACTGTAAG GGGGAGCTGAACTCTTCACTGGGGAAGCTGCTAGGGAAGAGCAGGAGGTTTGAGAAGGTTACACGGATCTTTGAACACGCCTCCCAACACAACCAG AGCCATGcccagcagacagagagacagataaaggaggAGTTTGAGAAGCTGCACCAGttcctgagagaggaggaggaggccaggctagccaggctgagggaggaagaggaggagaggaatagagtgatgaaggagaagagagagagattggggaaAGAGATGGAGCTGCTGGCTAAAACCATCCGAGAGATCGAGGAAGAGATGAAGGAAGACAGAGATGACATCGCCtttctgcag AATTACCAGGAGACAGTAAAGAG gacgtGGCAGAGTCATGAGGAGCCAGAGGAGGTGTGTGGTCCTCTGATAGACGTGTCCAAACACCTGACTAACCTCCTCTACATCGTCTGGAACAACATGCTGCACATAGCCCCTTACA CTCCGGTAACCCTGGACCCGACCACGTCCTGCCCATCTCTGGTCCTCTCCCCTGGGCTAACCTCTGTCCAGCTGGGAAAGGAGAGGATCCAGATCCAGCCCGCTAACCCGGAGAGATTTGACCCGATCGACTGCACTCTGGGCTGGGAAGGATTCAGCGCCGGCACCCACTGCTGGACCGTAGAG GTTGGAGAGAGCAGCAACTGGACAGTTGGTGTGGCCAGCCAATCGGTGCGTAGGAGGGAGGAGTTTGAGGCATGTCCGGAGGAGGGGCTATGGACCCTCAGCCTACGGAATGGGACGTACCGTGCCATGACCACACCCTGTACCACCCTCCCTCTGGACTGGTCCCGCCCCTTTCACAGGATCAAG GTGTTTCTGGATTGGGAGAACGGTCAGGTGGAATTCTGGGACGCGATGAGGGACAAACTCCTGTTCGCCTTCACGCACCGCTTCACAGAGACGCTGTATCCGTACTTTCAGAGCAGCTGTTCTAAGTGCTGGCTAGTGGTGTTACcccagagagtgtgtgtggagaTAGAGCTAGATCCTATCCCTGGGGATGACGATGGAGACCAGATCCCACACGACGGATCATCCAATGAGGGAGAGGATACCAAGACTAGATCCACTGATGACAGCGAGCTGACAGAAACCGGATCCCCTGTCGAAGCCCAGATCCCAATGACAGGATCTCCCAAGATCTCAACCACTGACCAGAACCAAGAGACAAGCTGCCCTGACAAAACGTCAAACACCGGATCCGCTCAAAGGATGGGCCGGATCCCAAAGACTAAATCCACCGGAAAGGGAAAGATCCCACAGACTGGATCCACTGTTCAGAAGCAGATCAAAAACACCAGATCCAATGGAAGCTACCACATCACGAAGGATAGGCCGCTAGTCCAGGTCAGGAGGACAGAATCCACTGAGTGA